A stretch of DNA from Cannabis sativa cultivar Pink pepper isolate KNU-18-1 chromosome X, ASM2916894v1, whole genome shotgun sequence:
tcttaaagaaaaattattacttGTTTGTTGATAGGAGGAATTTCTTTAAAAAGGACCAACAAATTTTTTGAAAGGCCCCTGAATTGGAAGATTTGGCCACTGTTCTACCTGGTCTTGGATCTTAAAAAGAGTTTTATTAATGTATCTTTTGCTTTTGCTAATCGAGAGGTTCTCTCTTATATTGACAATCTTTCTAAAGAAGGTCAAGGGGAGAGATTTCCCCCTCTGGATCCCAATTATCTGTTTTCAATCAGTTTAATTTGAACTTTGgttcctttcaaaaaaaaaaaaagaataataaaatctctcatttaataaaaaaacattGACAtcctttatttatcttttttattattattattttatcttaaagTAAAAAATGCTCCTTGCGTTTTATGTCATTGcttgttaattatttaatattaaataataatataatattattttaataaattttaagtatgtttattattgaaatatttaaaaaaaaaaatgtgaaaaaaataaaatattatattacatttttAGATAATAATGCAGAAATTTTTAACTGAATATTACTATTAGAGTTACTCTGGAGTAGATCCCTCATCCCTCATCAACAATattcattatttaattaatgtaaataatGTTACGTACGTACTCTGGAATCATTAACTTATGTGTATGAAGCTTCGAATTAAGAAAAATCCGCAACCCTTTTTTACTTAAAAAGAActtaattatatacatacaataGGATATTAGAAACAGTAATGTTAACCTATGTTTTCAAATCATGAAAActatctaaaataaataaataattgatcgGGAAAAAGACTGATGTGAGTCTGTGATTTAAACATAACTATTATTAATTACATTTAGCCACATCATATATTGGTATTATAGGTAAAGtagttatataataaaaattatgccAGGTGGCTAGATCGATCGTACATGCAATAACTAAATATCGATACTTATATGTTTTGATTTAAGGAATTTCTCTAAACATTCACAAAGTGGCACCTCGATCGTGGGGTGCTTGGCACAACTAACAATTAATGACGAACACACAGTGTGTGTCCTGTGAAAGCTGAAGCCccccctttcaaaaaaaaaaatgtaacataTATGTATGTGTCAAAAGcagatacataaatatatatatatgtatgaattgTGCCTTTAATTTAGTAACTATACactaaataatttgaaaaaattagctcccataaaaatatattatatctaTTTTACGGAAGTGCTGATATAATGTATTTGTTTAATTATAGTTTATTGAAATATAACTTATTgattttccaaaaaaatatatattatatctattaatgtatatattgtttattttaagtccccatttaaaaaataaaacctgATCTCATTACTTAATTATACCTAATAACAATTAGTAGTATTACTTTAGTGTCTATAGCTAACAGATCACTCTTAATAAGTATTTAAAGAATTAGTTAATGACAAACCAAATTAATAAGCTCATGAAAATTAAGCAACtgccattaattaaaaaaagaaactatgtactttagtgataatttttaatcccaatataaatttttttgtgactaaatattatttgtaaatataataaaaattattacttttgattaaaaatacacttaaattgtaatttttataactaatacttttaattgcgaaatttttaataatagtataaaaataataatttataattagtttcattttttatacttttaataACAAATTTTATCTAGAAAACAATGGCTGACCAAGGATTAGTCTAGCTATGTacgtatttatatattattacatacataatttacttatttattaatctATAGCTAggttaagtatatatataattatttaattaattaactggAAGCGTTCAAGATCATTTACTATACGTACTCATGGCCAAGTGGCATGGGTATATTATGTACACACCATGGTCAAGAAATAGATTATATTATTCTCAGATTGTGAAAGAATTGCATTCCTTGTAACAAATATATAACTATTTATAATACTCTACTCTCATTTAGTCGTATATAATACCTTTGTTTTTCCTAAAAATGTGTCtatattgattaaaaaagtTCTCTTATCAGTATGAacattaattcaaattatgttatttataGCAATTTTATCTGTTCAGATAAATTTatgcatataaatatataggctTGGCGGAGATGATGagttatatatgtattatttatttctcAACTTTTGTGTCATTATGTTCATTTGTTATTAGTCTAGGGAGAAAAATTTTAAGTGCTTACATATATatcctaattaataattaattaacttgTATTTAATAGAATTAAATATATAGTTTCCATTGTTATTTAGTTTctctagaaaaaataataataataaatggatTCAAATTAAAGGAAATTATTCATGGGCAGAATAACTACACGTATATCATCATGTAGTATTAATAATCAAAtactatatatattgtatatataattcagttttcttttattttttttatatttacgaTGTACGTACGTCCTATATATATAGGAACATTCGTTACACAaacaatatataagataaatatcAGAAATAGATTCAAAACTTGTATACAATgtttaattagtttaaatttcttaaaacaTTATTAATTACATCAATAAACCAAAATTAGGCAGCTGCTTCATGAGGTATAGTgtagattataattaaataattataaattagctATAAACCTCTATactaattatagttattaagtaCTGTACTAGTACTTTTACTAATTTTCTTTGTTATAAATGTCAAACTATGGGCCAGTAGCACAGTGTGCTGTGGAGAAAAACAGCTGCAGCAGAACtgtgaaaaaaattaaactgaatgtttgataaattataaattttaaagtactATGAATTGTTAAGATCtagtataataataatgataatgttataatctagtttattataatcacaaatatataaaaacttattttatataatattttattttttatatatattttaaattactttttcaaagtataaatttatatgtatttggtaaaaataatttatagcatttttatattatatttatcaaatgtaaaaaaaaaatcagaaattcaAGTATATAAGAAAAACTCTAAGTTGATGTGATTCTTaagtatattaaaataaaatataagttatttttttaaaattaaaatatttaattattatttattttattataattaatatatatatatattaaatattttaatttttctaatatataataaataagtaatacAAATAAACTTATTATAGTAcgtcttttaattaaaatagttttttttttttaaaagttgggTTGTAACAGCTTTAGCTTTTAGCAGTAGCTTTTCCATTAATTCttcaaaaaactgttttttaagTGCTTGCTAAACACATTCTTATCACAGTTTTTTTAAGAAGCAGCTTTTAGCCGCATACTCATAATCTAAAAACTATCATTACCAAAAAAACTTATATTTGGTAACAACTTTTTAATTACAACAtagattttttgtgactaaatgtgagtTTTAGTCATTACAAAAAGTTATTTATgattaaaacataatatttagatacaagctATGACTAATTTAGATTTAAtcacaataagtattgtgattaaaaatatatttagtcacaataaattgtgatttttgtgattaattacTTTTAGTTACAGACTTTATAGTCACAATATacgaatgataatttataattaaattgtgactaaaagtaaaaaaatttgtattgtataataaCACATACATCAATAATTACTATTTGAACGAATAAATCAATTTATTCTTAGTTTCTAATGTTCAATATCGATCAAACATAATTTGGTTttttcactacaagaaatgttacttttgccagcacatttttgtgttggcaaaagttggtatagcgctggtaaaatagaatttacctaTGATGGGTTGGCAAAagggggttggcaaatcaatgttggtattagaatttttgccagcataaaatgaaaagtgCTGGCAAAAAAGACTTTTCCCAGCGCGtaaatgtgctggtaaaagttagattttagccactgcaaatgtatgctggtaaaactttgatctctttgccagcgcagtttacaaaatgcgctggtaaaagttacttttactaACGCAATATCGAACTGTgatggtaaaagtgacatttcttgtagtgtttcttgctaacatttttttttatatatattatttcttttattataaaatattgcatggtaataaatatttgtttattattattttttgtaggcatttggttttatttgttattttgagTCTTCCAGACTTTGCCagtatatttaattttcaataaaaatatattgggGACACATTTcttttaaatattgagaaattaatttgttttccaatagtgttttttcattattattatttaaggtGCTGATTCATTTTATAATTACtacaaaaaattattacttttGGTGACAAtagtttagtcacaacataatttttttgtgattaaatgtaacttttagtcacaacaaaatgttccttacgactaaaatatagtatctagatacaagttgtcactaatttagttttagtcacaacaaagtATTGTCACTAAAactatatttagtcacaacaaactataatttttgtgactaatacttttagctacAGACCTTTTAATCACAACTTAggaatgatgatttataattagttacaactttaaaacttttaatcacaagttttattttgactaaaattaagattttttatggtGAATGATagatgttttttttatatatatatttttgtgtgctAGTTCCTGATCTTTTTATTGGGAATATTAGATGGCTAGTGATCTTTGTTTGTTGCAATCTTCAATCGCTAAGTATGTCTTTTagttaaacaataaaatattcgGACTTGTGGAGGTGTGTATATACTAACCCAATTTCttgattattataataataattgttgttgttgattaTTAGTTGTAGTTAAGAAACAATATACTGGATTCCCCCATGTCGTACACAGTTTAAATTAGCTAATTACAAGTATATACACAGACGTAGAGTATACATATAGAATGGAATAACGTATCTTTTTTTCTGTCCTTCTTTTTAATaagaatattaattaatattatacatACCCGCGTCCCAAAATGTACAAATTTATCTCTTATAATATATTAACATcacatatatatgaatataatttatGTGTTAAGTCTATATATATCATGAACTGAATTAGAGTATAATGGGTTTCTggtcttaattaattatataatatatatatatatatatatataaacaactcaattaggtacaatatatataaataataatagttaaTTATCACATAAACCAGAGGAGAGACGTGAACTCGAAGAATAAACCAATTAAGAGGGAGAGAGAGTTGAGATCGATATCATAATTATgcgtataaaaaaaaagaaaaattaaagagtaaAATAGAATCCTTTGTAGATCATGAGATCCGCGGTACTTCGCATGCATAGAACGTATAAATCAAAGATCAGTTGCATATACGATTATTATTAtctatataacatatattataacgTACGTATAATTAAAACTGTTAAATAAATAATGCCAATATTCAATAATGGTTAATATTATGACCTAATTAACTAGCTAGTTATTgagtacatacatatatataggggGTGTATATGTACAACATCATGAATCATGATCGTTCTTCTTCTGAGTAGTTACACAAACTTTATATCCTCTTTAATTTGTATACATGCGCGTGtatgaattatatatatgtatatgtttttataataGACGTTTTCCTGAGTTAAGAAATTTTGGTACCTAGTTAGCTACACGTACATGTACAATTTTCTAGCAAAGAAAATATTATTCATTAGTTGGTTCGcaagttaataataatataggTACAATCTCGTTGAGCTTTCTAAATCGTcaattacaaattaaagaaaTTGACGTTTAATTGCGacatgacatatatatatatatatcgatgTAAATATTCATTACTATAATCtcaagagaaaaaagaaaaaaagaaatatattcaATTTATAAAACTCTCTTTCGAATTCTATACATGCTTTTAATTcactattattaattattataaatagagctttctctctctttctctatatATGAAATTAAGAATATATTTTAGTGATgagtctttttttttctttactttcTTTTTAAGAAGTCGTgtagtatatataaaatgttggAGTTTTAGAGTGCATGCAGACAGGGACCTTGAGTCATGGAAAAACTTCCccacttatatatatacatatacatttatataataaaacatTTTGTTTTAAAGGATAATATATATCGCTTTTGGATGAACCTCCATGATTACAggtaataatatatacatatacatgggaaaaaatatatatagggcCCTCATCCCCATTATAAGGCTAGCcacttatatttatatttatagagCAATAGCAGCTATATATAAAAcaacattatgtatatatatatatctcctcatataatttttttttttgtaataagaaTCTCCTTCACATAATTAATTCTTTACAAATTAACTAATCACTACctgatcaatatatatataatcatcaaAAACTCAATAgccataattaatttcaaacatTATATACTAGAAAAGGGTCAGTCCTTCAAGTTTTTCCTTTTATTGGTACCAtcaaaattacatattatatataattagtacTTAAATTAGTCTTAGATTAATTCATATCGGACACCCAGTACTAAAATTTATTTGTTCCCGGaaatctatctatctatatatatatatacatatgttatGTTCGACCTAAAACTGCACAATATGATTTGCCCAATAACCCAAGTATTGATTgtcacataaatatatatgtaataataatcttaaaaaaaaaaaaaaatctctggTAATTTACCTACCATATGAGGATAACTATGTAGATTTATTATAACAATTGCATGTATTAACAAATTTGTGTCATTTACAATTCTGCTAATAATAtattcaaacttttttttttgttttaaaaaagaaaaaatccaATGTAGGAAAGGATAACAAATTTAAATCCTTACAATTGACAACCTGTCTTTACTATAATAAATGgttattacagtaaatttacaTTCATCATTTATATATGGTATACATATTTttacaataatatcatacaGTATCCTTATTAagtgctgattttttttttcattcattctTTTCTaattatgaaaagaaaaaaaaaatctcttacCCTCTATTCATGGAAGGGTATCTATCTTAGCCACTTTAGGGTTAGATGCCCTCATTACTCAccagaaaaataatatatatatttatataatttgaaagaaaagaaaattaggGTTTTGACTTCTTATTAGTTCCACTCTACTGACTGGGACAGTGCAACACACGCACCAATACAAAACCGTTAATGTGCAAAGGCATCTTATGCCCTCCTTGACACGACaggtaaaaaaaataacattaaacaaTAAGCACGCAACAGAGCGTGTAATAAACGCGTCAGTACagtaacttttattttattttgtacaaaataaattatatttgcaATTCCCTTCCTAGGGTTTCCTTTCATGAAATGGATTGTGATAAGAACCGCACCTTCTGTCCACGTGGCCATATTGTATTGGTTATCGATTTTCTCTTTctatatatacatgttatatgTATGACAAAAGATTATTATATGTGTTAATATAAatggtatatatatgtatgtgttggATGCCCATGACATCATGGTGTGGACAAAATTAATACAACAAAAACCTCTTCTTCGagaccaaaaaaagaaaaaaaacaaaaataaataaataaaaataaaaaccccTTTCTAacacacacactctctctctattcGCATTTCTCTCTCTAAAAGGATCGAAAAACCTCggttctcttttctctctctaggGTTTCTCGAAAGTTCGCAGTGAAATTCTACTGAGGCAGCTTTCGAATCTGGTCTCCGAGCTTGGCTTCTGATCTTCGCCATGGGTTGCTCTATATTTTGGTGCCGTTTTCTCGATCGATAGCTTGCGCGTGTTGATTCGGAGCCCCGAGACGACGAGGACGAGCGGATGATGATGGTGACGCGCGCGCCTGCGGTGGGGGACTGCTTATTTAGTGTCGCTTCATGTGAAGTTTAATTGCGTTTCgaggtttgttttttttaagatcagattgatattttttgttttgtgttttattttaattgcgAGCTGATTTAGTTTTAGCTGAGATGTGTACTGTGTTCAAAAGTAGGTCAAGATTAAGTTGGTCTttactttttcattttcttaTCGGGGTTTTCGTTTTTAGGGATTAAACTATGCGTTTCGATAATAATTCTAgcgtttttatttatttaattaattattgttttcttGTTATTGGAATTAGTTGGTTTCCATTTCTTTAGTAACTGGGTTTGAATTTTAATGAGCTAATTTAATCCTTTCACCTCGTAATTTTGGAGTTTTCTATGGTAAGTTTTCAAGTggggttttgttttttttttttatatcgaTTGCATATATACCTTCCCGAGATTCacgctactttttttttttgccttgtTAATCgatatttatatgaaaaaaaccctaatttatgttttgctttattttaattaatttatggtTTATGTGGGAAGTTAATTGAGTGGGTTTAGCtgtatgtttgattatatttCGTGATGGGATATCAAATTAATTGGTGTAGTAATCTTTTGTGTATTTCGTGTGATGTCAAATTAGGGTTTCTTATTTTACTTTTAGTAAGTTAACTGTAATCTGCTTGTGTGGATGTGAAAATGGGCTATTATTTTATGTGATGAATCAGTATCATTGGATGTGTTTTGATCTTCTTCTTTGGTTTCTAATGAATGTGATTGGCTAATGAGCTTTTCACGGTGGTTGGCAATAAACCCTAGTTCGATTAATGTTTGGGAATTTGACTAAGATCTTTGTATATGTTGTAGTTAGACTTCTTCTATCATTTTCCTTATCATCTCTCATTTAACATGTGATATATAATGATTCTTAtccatgatatatatatatatatatgtagttaATTAGATTTTGTGTGAACCCTATCTAGGTGGTAGCAAACAAAGATTGGCAAGACACAATAAGCTGGCTTAGGGGTGTACTCTAAGATGATGAAGTCAACCAGTAGTGTTGTGATGGAGGAGAATAATCCAAAGGGAACTTCTGGTACTACTGCCTCCAAGAATGCGGGATCGTTTGTTAAAATTGATTCAATATCTATAGATCTGGATGGTGGTATTGACAAGAGTTATGTGGGGACTAAGTGTGAACATTTTTCCATACGGTAAGCCTCATGTTAATCCTTTGGTGATCTTCTAGAATTATTCGTCTACTGCTGTCCatgcagatttttttttttgccttttgTTTTTGATTCCATTCTGCTATTTTGtccttttctttttaattataaaagttctttgatgtAGTAAATATCAGATATGATCATGATTGTGTTATTATACACACATGTTttttggatatatatatatatatatatatatattaacattaAGGGTGATCGGGACTATCTAACTGAACTCCTACTCTATTATGCATGAATGTATGACCTTTTTAatcgtaaaataaaatatgcTATTGAAAATAGTATTCTTCGTCATATAATGTCTCATAAACTAAAGTTAAATAGCATAATTTGATTCTGTTTCTTTGTTTTAAGGGATATTTACAAAGGTCAataatttatgtttttgtttttttgctgATATTGTTAGGCACTCAAAAACAGTCACGTTAGAATATAGACTAGTAACAACACAGTATCTCTTCATTCTAGGAACTTATATATTTTACATGAAATCCTTGAACTATCTGTATGAAAGTAAACAATTTAGTTCTAAAGTATCCGTTAACGCTGATGCTAGCTGAAATTCTTTGTTATGCTATGAATGCAGTGGATATGTATCTGAAATTCGGAGACAAAACTGGAAGATGTGCTGGCCATTTGCTTTGGATGATAAAAAGGATAATAAGGTTGAAAGTGAATCCTTGCTTCCTCCTTTAATTGCTCCGAAATTCAAATGGTGGTCTTGCCAAAGCTGTCAGCAGGAAATAAGCTCTAAAGGAACTGTAAAGGATTATGATAATTCTGGCACAATTGGATCTCGATCCAATGACACTCCCTCTCTGATGCCATCCCTTTCTAGTTCTGCTACACATGATCAGCCGAATTTTCTGCAAGATCCATCTCAAAACATAGTTGAGAAAACAAAATTTGATGTCAACACTTTTACTGAGGTGAATAGGAGTGGGGAACAAATTCCCTCCTACAGTGACAAGAAAAAAGTGTTTGCTGCAGATGCTCCTAAAAGCTTCACaggtatatatacaatatattattAAGGACGAGTTTAATTACTTTGAATATCCTAATTTGCTAAATTTCTAGCTAATATTccccactatttttttttcttttgattttttgaTATCCAGGGCACAAAAATGGCTTAGAAAAGGATGTGGTTCGTGAATGCTCTAGAAAAGCTTTTGTCCCACCTCAAAGTGATCCCAATATGATGAAGGAGAAACCTAAATGTGCCGCAGGTATATTTACAGTATGTTAATTTGGAACCTACAAATTTTCTTAACAAGTCAGATGGGTGTGAcattgttttgtttttgttttttttttaaagcagAAGCTATAAAACCGGAGCGGAACAGACTTTTGGAACTCTGTAAGCATAGCTGCAGAAAAGATGACATTACGGATGTTGAGTTTCCAATCCAAAAGTGCAATTCTAAAAGCTCCACCAAGATGCTTCaaacagaaaaagaaaattttgcAGCTGAACAACACATGGAATTGACGAAAGCGTCTGGGACATCTGTCTTAGCCTGTTTGCATGATGAGGCAGGCAATGATGTTAACAGACAAACAAATGGATTAGGTTTCCAAGCGTTAGATGAGTGTAATAATGGATCATCTGGAAGTGTTCAAATCTTTGCTGGACAAAATCCTCAGGATCATAACATTGATAAGTCAAGTGGCTTACAACGTAAGAAAATCCGAAAGGTGCGTCTGCTGACAGAGTTGTTATGTGACAATGGAGATGCAAAGACTGATCATATCCGCACTGAAGACTCTCTGTGTAATGCTATTAACAATGCATCTGCGGGGGCAGGAATGGTTTCTGTTCCCGTAGGTCAGGTATCTTTGCCAGAAAATTGTAGAGATGGGTTGGGTGATAATAAGAAAAGGAAATTGCCTCAGGAAGAAGAATTGAAGTCGACCGAATTGAGTTCTCACAGTAATATGACCAAAAAGTTTAAATACTTCAAGGCAGGAGAAGAAACTGCTAATGCAATTTCATATTCAGTATCAAAAGAAGATTCCCCTACTGGATTCTATTTGCAGACCGGTACAAGGAGCTCATGGAGTGATTATAGAATTGATAGAAATTCTGTTGcggtgaagaagaagaataggAAGAACCAAATAATTGACAAGCATCCTTCTTTAGTTCCAACAGGAGACACTATTCTGAACCAAACCCGTGAACAAGTTGGGTTTTCAACAAAGTGTTATACTTCTGTCAATGATAAAGTTTCTCTCAAAGAAGTAAAAGATGCGTCAAGTAGTAGAGGGATGGACAAAACTCTGATGGGATCTTCAAGCAAGGagaggaaatcatcatttaagAAGAAAGCTAAGATGGCAGAGGTTGATGATGGACAGGCACCTCAGTTCCCCTTGAACAGTAGCTTGGTCAGAAAGGGCTCAGCCATGAGGAATGATGATGTTGTGCATACTGGGCCTGTAAACGTTTCGTTTCAACAGGCAGAAAATGCTTGTCCGGATGTAGAATCACATCTTTCTTTCGGCAGCTACTTGCCCACACAAAGGGACAAGTATAATAAGAAATATACTCCTCAAGTTAAAGATGGCCTATCGTCCTTCTTATCTTGGAAAGAATGCGCCCCCGTGGATCAAATCAAGAGAACAAAAGTGGATACAAATTACATCTCAGATTCAAGCATTCCTTCTAATAAGAAATATACTCCTCAAGTTAAAGATGGCCTATCTTCCTTCTTATCTTGGAAAGAAGGCCCCGTGGATCAAATCAAGAGAACAAAAGTGGATACAAATTACATCTCACATTCAAGCATTCCTTCTAACTCCACCTGTGCATTTTCGCATAACCAAGTGCATGCTGAAGTCAGTAATAAATTAACCATGTACAATTTTCCTGTTTTGAATGAGAAACAAAGGAGCAGCACTCAAATTGAAGAAGGATATTGTCCTCTTATGAAGCAAGTGGTATGCCCTTTACTGTTTTGCAATTGTTAAACTAGTTGTTTCATAATTGCTTCCTGTTATGCAGTTCATTACATAAATGTCATAGTGTTACTTTCTAATTTTAAGATTTCTTAGGAAAGATTATTCCAGAAAAGGATACTCTTCTTAAGAAAAAATTGTTAACAACCATTTGAGGGCTTAAGCTGGGAAAAAATGGTTTTAATtatgtataaagaagaatttactATTTTGAATTGCTTCATTTTAAACATTGTGTATCATTTTGTCTTATACCTTAACAACTATGTAGTATGTTGGGTGTGTTTTAATATGCATGCATACTACATTTCTGAAGAGATTCCCATGATTTTCATACTTGAACTGAATTTAAAGTGGTTAGagctttgtttattttttttccgaaatattttagtttttcattaACTTTGTATTTATTCACTCTTACAAATTATTAGATAGTTATCATCAGAAGAATTTCTAGGCTGTCTTTCAAAGTTGGACTTGTACTTGGATTTCTGCTCGCCTTCCTTAGTTGAGCTTAAAGAGCTTTTAATTTGTAcagttaagcccagttttggcttttgtttatttcaattttatcaaattttaatcGGTGGTTCATTGGGGGCAACTTATGCTTGTTTTTCTTGTTTCCCAGCGAGTAATTTATGTATAGATCTACACGCTATAACAGTTGTGAATCCTTTCATATTTCCGTCCTAAACTACTATAATGTTTCTGGTTTTTCATTCTCAATTTGGTTTTcgtaataatatattttctcaGGATATTCCTGGTGCGAGCAACA
This window harbors:
- the LOC115699365 gene encoding protein EMBRYONIC FLOWER 1 isoform X1, with amino-acid sequence MMKSTSSVVMEENNPKGTSGTTASKNAGSFVKIDSISIDLDGGIDKSYVGTKCEHFSIRGYVSEIRRQNWKMCWPFALDDKKDNKVESESLLPPLIAPKFKWWSCQSCQQEISSKGTVKDYDNSGTIGSRSNDTPSLMPSLSSSATHDQPNFLQDPSQNIVEKTKFDVNTFTEVNRSGEQIPSYSDKKKVFAADAPKSFTGHKNGLEKDVVRECSRKAFVPPQSDPNMMKEKPKCAAAEAIKPERNRLLELCKHSCRKDDITDVEFPIQKCNSKSSTKMLQTEKENFAAEQHMELTKASGTSVLACLHDEAGNDVNRQTNGLGFQALDECNNGSSGSVQIFAGQNPQDHNIDKSSGLQRKKIRKVRLLTELLCDNGDAKTDHIRTEDSLCNAINNASAGAGMVSVPVGQVSLPENCRDGLGDNKKRKLPQEEELKSTELSSHSNMTKKFKYFKAGEETANAISYSVSKEDSPTGFYLQTGTRSSWSDYRIDRNSVAVKKKNRKNQIIDKHPSLVPTGDTILNQTREQVGFSTKCYTSVNDKVSLKEVKDASSSRGMDKTLMGSSSKERKSSFKKKAKMAEVDDGQAPQFPLNSSLVRKGSAMRNDDVVHTGPVNVSFQQAENACPDVESHLSFGSYLPTQRDKYNKKYTPQVKDGLSSFLSWKECAPVDQIKRTKVDTNYISDSSIPSNKKYTPQVKDGLSSFLSWKEGPVDQIKRTKVDTNYISHSSIPSNSTCAFSHNQVHAEVSNKLTMYNFPVLNEKQRSSTQIEEGYCPLMKQVDIPGASNNPQTIKGKELLAVSRKHADEITHNVSEQGPSDDIPMEIVELMAKNQYERRLDTAESKKSQLEPAKEARNNQIIGYDQVFSTKELRLFEETSEKKNCRARSERKDIGTVRKNVRPSKQQSVDYFSPSNRDQFDIKQKDQKKFSSVHFPSINSGQCSCAQNCKWNGDVVGRGFFQARMQIGACDTCQIDSARKEEAAHFWSSKISHHAPVRHKAPQKTASQSSNLDILSNGPGFLHKGNILDREHELKFLNRNATNLEKHNQNVGSDVFNRRNVEYPFSNKHNGVEPQQNLMGSLDLYSNETIPAMHLLSLMDAGMQSGAAFKTGGNSKFLKRVSPPDHNSKEYSLLDFGVHKKHGDTSEGPLDYYGKKQLSEKSHNLFPVNAKIGTSTSSPHQGKGFERANDFMGQVSFSSRRKEKVQSSSSAAQSRGRRALNSMFASGGFGTSHNANPVHSMEKGSLGASSSMVLPLQLHTTENSREHKFAVPHTSGTFWPPKSTSESTTCSTNKNPADFSSPEAGNEFMIRGEDLKFGPRKRHGLTSADQRKQQRNAKRTTEKERPRH